TCAAAAATTGACCTCATATAAAACTAAGCACTTAATTGAACCACTCGTATATTAGGTGTTAAAAAATAACTACATAATGGAACATCATAGTACAATGTCGTCTAGGCCTCTAGAATAACCAACATTcagatgttaaaaaataaatgttttttaactttaaaagagGCTAAAACACTCATCGTCATAAATTGAACCCAATGTCGTCAATGACCACATGATCTCCAAATGATTTGTTGGATCATCAAATAGAAGGTTAGCAGAAACAGGTGCTGGGTAGGCAACAGGGGAAGAATAACATAAGGGATTGAGATAGCAGGATAGTTCATAAAGAAAGAACATTTACCACAAGCACCACAAATTTATTTAAAGAGTTAAACAAAAAGAGGATTAATAATGGCAACAGCAATATATACATTGATAAAACGATGCTTCTATTCGAAAGTTCAAGGTATGATGAAGTGGTTCCTACATCAGTTATGTTatggcaaaaaaataaaataaaaaagtaaatgtaTATTCATCATACTGAAAATTATAACCTGTTTATAATTACATCTGTCCTCGCCCCATCTTTAGGATCTGGTTATATATGTATCTCCACTCCCTAATAATCATGAATATAAGACTAATTTTCAGAAAAGGAAGATTGAAGTAGACTAATGcgaaaaaaactaaatatatcataaaataagaagaaatcaaaacaaacCCATAATTTATGCATTTAGGTTTAGGGTGGTGATGATAGGCGGATGGTGATGACAGAAGTTGTtgttggtggtgatgatgatagGCGGATCTAGTGGTGGTGATAATGGGCGGATTTGGTGGTGGTAATGATAGGAGGGtccggtggtggtgatgatagGCGaatctggtggtggtggtgatgaattGGGCAacgattataaaaaaaagaaaaccataaATCCGGCAAGGTGATAAACGTTGCAGCAGATCAATAATTTAGTAGATGGATGGCGATTTGGTTCCAAGGTGCGTGTTGGTTGTTGGCCGCAATTTGATTTTATGCGAGATGCTTGCCGACGGGGAGAAGgctgtggtggtggtgatgattaTTGCGGCGCTTCATGGCGGTGGATGATGCTGAGAGAATAGACGGGTTAAAcaatagtgtgtgtgtgtgtttggttTAGGGGGAGGAGAATTTGGTTTAAGGGCATGTATGGTATTTTggtgtgcattgtatgtaagcaGTATAGAAAGTCCAAGGATAATTACGGTATATTAAAGACAGAatgtctaaaaataaaaagagagcTTTTGGGTTATAAGGTAGTAGAGatataataaattaaccccTAGGATACGGAAACATATATTGGTTCCCTAAGAAGATGGCCGGAGAACGCAACAATGAATCAGTAGAATATCGAGAAAAGCTTATCTCCAGTAGCACCTTATTATCATCCAAAACCAACACCGTATGTAACCGagttctatatatattaatttatttacgcaGCATGCTgatttccttttttcttttactgTATTTATCATTCAATTTATACATGATAATAATTAAGGGGGAATTTTATGAACTGTATGCAGGTTGCCACAAGAATTTTACTTGATGACGCCCGCAACGGTTTCAAGCATGGGAATTTTGTTTGTTCGCCGTTTTCACTTGAGACCGTGCTGGGAATGCTTGCTGCTGGAGCCCAAGGCAAAACTTTGAAACAATTGTTGGAGTTCCTTGGACATGAAACTATTGACCAACTTCTTTCCGAGACGCCAAGTGCCAAACTTGTTGTACAGCTTTTATCAAACCAAGGCTGTGGCGGAAAAGGTCCTGATATCGGTCTAGCAAATGGTATTTGGTTGGACAAGAAACTGATCGATCGTGTTCAATCTGGTTACAAAGAGGTTCTGCAAGGTGTTTACAAAACAGAACCCAGTTTTGTAGACTTTGAAAACAAGGTACGTACATGCTTTTACGTTCAAAACTTGAAgttattaactttatatatatatatatatatatatatgcagttgtatatttatattaagtattatattCATTGAACTTGTTTTATGTGTGAAGACCGATCAATCAGCAGGAATAATAAATTCGTGGGTAAACGAGAAAACTAGAGGTTTGATCCCTACTTTTGTTGGTGGCGGAGATTTGAAAGATTCGGTGATTGCCCTTGTGAATGCCTTGTATTTTAAAGGATTGTGGTCTAAACCGTGACAAAGGAGAAAGACTTTCATCTCATGAATGGGGAGACTGTTTCGGTCCCCTTTATGACCAGCTTAAAGAGATTCAACTATGGTTGTTTTGAAGGTTGCAAGATCCTCCAAGTTCCATACAAAAGTAAAGGCCGCATATCGAACAGATACTCCATGTATATTTTCCTCCCTGATAGAAAAGATGGATTGAAGGAACTACTACAAGTTTTCCATTCTGATCCTGCTTTATTCCATGAGGATTTTTACCTTGAACCACGGTTTCTGGAAGAGCTATGGATACCCAAGTTCAAGATATCTTTTAAATTTGAGGCTGATAATGTTGTGAAACAAATGGGACTGACATTGCCTTTCGAACTTACGAATGAGGAGTTTAGCCGGATAGTGGAGCCAAGTGGACCTAAAGATAATATTTATGTCTCAAAAATACTTCAGAAATCTGTTATTGAAATTGATGAGACGGGAACAGAAGCTGCTGCCGCTTCTTTTGTAGGCATGCGGCTGGGGTGTCCAGCAAAGCgtccacctccacctccaccgGCAAGGTTTGTGGCAGACCATCCGTTCATGTTCATGATAAGAGAAGACACTTCTCAAGCTGTTTTCTTCATCGGTGTGGTTCTCAATCCCCATGCACCAAATTGATTATAAATGATTGTTTAGGCTTTATTTCAGCTTTTTGGATATTTTGTGTTTCTGTTGAGCCTTTATGGTAATCTCTTGAACAATATTTAACTTATATTTGTGATGTGTACGTTTTCTAATTTGTTTCTTTGCTAGTTCATCTTGAAATCTGATTAGATAAGTTCTACTTTGGAATCTAATATTTGGGATCCTGTACCTTGACATTTTTTTGTGATCATCtctttatgatttatatatttgttttcgATTGATGTCATGATGAGTTAGTATGAGTCTTTAAGCTCGCTCTGCATTTTATTACAATACCTTAATCCCCTGTATCTTATACCTCTATCACTGATTTTGGGCTGTTCTAATTTACAATGCTTAAGGTGTTATAAGGATTCCTTTTAAGTAAGGATGTCTTAAGGTGAAGGATAAATCAAATTATATGGTTCTATTTACTACATGTTTATGCAAATACTCATCCCACAATCCCGTCTAATGGCAATGAGTAATCCAGATATGTGTTATTAGGACCTAGTCATAAACAAGTAAGGTAAGAGATGGATTTTGATTACTAAAAAGCAATGAGCCTGTAAAAGTATTATATGTAACTGAACAGTAGTATGTTcatgtttgatatatatatatatatatatatatatattgtagataatTAATTGAAAAGGACAGTGAAGGTTTGCTCTGTATACTCATCAGTTTACTTGAGGTTCTAAGTTTCCCTGATcgaaaaaaaaccaaaatccaACTACCAGCTCGTAAAGTAACCCAATATGGTACATACATTGACTTGAACACATACAAATCAATTACTAACAACATTTATGAAGTAGTAGACCAGATGCAGAAcgaatatattaattaattatggcTAGACTTTTTCTAGTTGCCCCCTAAATTTATCTTGGTTATGTAATCTGAAGTTAAGAGTGAAGGAAATTTCATTTTACAATCGGTAGGCGTCCTCAAGGGATTTAACAATACAAAATATACATGAAATGGAGCATTAGATGTTATAGAAAACCTTTTGAGTCACACTTGCTATTTCGGTTCTATATTGTTTCTGTCATGGATTTGCTGTCACAGTTGAGTTTCTGTCATGGACCATTCGGGCCTGGTCACAGCTTGTGATGGTCATTAATAGCCTACGCCATGGACATTTTGATGCAGTACCAACCGAAAATGTTTGATTTTTCTTTGCGCAGGTGCTTTTATTTTCTGCCCTTGTTGGAACCGACCGAATATATATGTTCACATATAATTATAAAACCACACAAGTCATAGAAGATGAATATATAATCTGTTTGTTTCGTATTGTTATTGTGTTTTGACTTCTAAATATAGTTCTTGTGTGTGGCAGCAGATGAGGGCAAAGGCAAGTTGGGAAGGTACGCACTGGGACCTTGTTTTCACTTTGTTTTGACTCAACTCGTACTAGTCAACTCGTAACTCCTACAAGTATGACAACTATAAAAACACCCAAAGTGAAAACTCTCACCTTGTCCATCGTACACAATGccttttcaaaaagaaaacaaaaaaagatataaaattaaaacgaacaacctttccattccatcaaaACTCATATGCTGGTTGTCACCATCACATTGAGTGGTTGGGCTACCAACTTGTCTACCTAAGTTACTAAATTCAACTTCTATTATCTAATATCCTTACTAAAATTGTTCAAACTTGTTAAATTATTCAATACCAAGATATACAAAATACTTTTTACCTTTATATGTCAAATAAATTTATGGTAAATTGGTATTtatctatattactatataaataaatgttaggACCCTATTATTTGCACCCCTCTTTACAATTATATTTAGATACCGGACCACAAAACAAATCTGATTGTGTAATACACTATTGTATATAACTCTTGTTGACTAAACTCAACTTACTTTAACTTTTATGCTTTTTATGAAAATTCCAATGTAACaaaaaaccaccaccaccaccaagccCTAATCTGGGTCGGCTTATCTTTTCCTAGTTCAAAGAAAACCCGCCGAAGCCGCCATTGGAGCTACCAGTAAACCGCCAGCGGCCGTACCTGGCACCGTATCTTCATCGGGGTCGGGTTATCTTCCATCTAGATTTAAAacccaaattttttattttaagtgataagtttcttggaatgtaacaaactttggatgaatgtctatagtaataaataactaaagttttgtgtattgtatgtaaacaactttaaaaaatgtttattgtatgtaagaaaacatacgtgacaaccatatagaggtgccacttgtttgattttaattgattaaatacattttcttacatacaataaatattattttcgagttgtttacatacaatacacacaattttaattatttactactatagacattcattcaaagtttgttatctcttattttaaatgtcattactttttaaattttaacaaattaattcTAAGAAACTAAAACAGTTGATTTCACAGTGGAGAAAAAATCGAACACACGTACTGACGTACACccaattataaatatttcccTTATAAATGTCCTTCCTGATTCCTCGTCTGATAATTAAAAACAACAATTCCTACGGTGGAGTCAGTTTTCTCCCAAATGGCTGAAGATGAAGAACACCATCAtaacaaaaagcaaaaaaaacttaCCCCCACAACTTCTCCATCTAAAATCGCCACTGTATgtaacttttcttttctttatctatatatttttttgtttatatatgtactTATGATTCAAGGGAACCCATTAACGTCAGTTTCATATATGTAGTTTCACCTGTTCTATTTTTAgttctattatttttatttgtaatatatatgtacttatGATTCAAAGTTTGGTGTtcattttgttaaaattaaGCCATTTTGGAACCTGAAAAACGAATTTTTAAGATGTGGCATTAGcgattaatatacatatatttacacatctaccaatatactaattgtgtatttttttttatcgatgCTTGGAGCATACCTTGGCGCATTCCTTACACGACATGCGTCACtttttatctaattaaaaaTAGATTCTTAATTCAGAATTACCTAATTGTAATCTAATACTATTCTTTCtttagatttaaatataaaaaagatttttgattGACACTTGGCACATTCCTTAGATGTGTCACTTGgtgtaactaaaaaaatatttctaattcataattacctaattagctaattgtaatcaaatactaatctttatatatatatatatatatatatatattaaaacagtagttaaccgagcCTTCTGAATCACTCTTCAAAGCCAAAGCTATGCTAAAAATTTGCCACgtaagatttatcctatgtggcatatccatatattttttaacaatatttatatcttaataataataataataataataataattaataataatgtattatGATTCACATAAcgtaaaagaaaatcaaatatgtTTATGTAATTAAAAGATAGTATCTTATCTCATACGTGTGacaatatatttaattacatctttgaaataagtaataaatcttctaatttgataaataatatCTTCTTCTAAATTGGAAAACTAAACGTAatcaagatttttaaaaaagtcatacatatattttgttttatcttattaattttttttcctagacttaatatatgatgaaaattgaaaagagagcaacaaattaatatgaatCATTTTTTCTACaacaacattttaaaaaaaaaagaaaactttggtttttatataatgatatttcgTGATTAAGTATTTTTCGTGTggtatatgttttatatcattctaaaatgtgtgtatatatatagatatatatattaaaaacatttttttcattttacataatcattcattattatatcaAACATTAGATTATCTTTTTCTCAATAACAACATTACCCTATTGACTAAATCCATCGCTACTGTGTTACTAACGATCGTTTTAAGCTTTGATAAAATTCTATTCTTCTAATGAGTATGTTTTGGCCAATTACTTAGTGAGATACAAAACATAACAACCTTTTCACCATCTCATCGATACTCAACAATCCCATAGTTTTAACTGTAGAAGCAAAATCACCTACTTCCACTGCACCCTTCACAGTTTCTGATTCATTGGCTActatatcatcaaaacaaggTAGGCTTAACGATTGATTGTATAATTCATCACATAATACACTATTAACTAGAAAAACAATTATCATTAATTGTTGACatctaaattataaatttttagcAACACTTAACTGTATTTTTATATaaccgcgcatcgcgcgggaaAAAAACctagtaatataaatatatatctaattatatattaagttttcatgatttataaaaaaaaattaataatgttaacaACTTAACATCATATACAGAATACAACTATCttaaaagataagatatatGCTAAGTTTTAAACatctaattaaacaaatatattatccaACTCATATGGGTTTCATATAATATGTGAATGTATGGTATcaaaacttagatatataacaaccacgtattCTCTGTatcatcaattattatataatccgtacattgtacgggtattaagactagtaatgtatatatagttttagggCTTAATTGGCTTTATACACAAAGTATGGATTTATTGCCTTAAATTTGGAGGTCTTGAAGTTCAACATTTGGCAATGTTGGTGCATACAtttttcaaaacacaatttttAATGCACTGTTTAGTTTTGATGAGTGAAATTAGTATGTTAAATACAATTGATCATGCATATGCATATTTACATTCTTAAAACGTCAACTGCAGCTTGTACTTACAAGCAGCTTTACTATTGAGACACCCGTGGCCCATggttcggttttccggttcagTTTTTGCTTACTTCCACCCGTGGGCTTGAGACGCCCACAGTGATGGttatataaggttgttaggtacctaagataaggtgtgaaacactcacatactaattttttaacccataaaattcatgggggctcaaacatttatttattaaacaaaaaatataaaaaaaaatagtatgtgaggggttccacacctaagcttaggtgctgGACAACCTTATAggcttatattcacttttccctatatgtgtatatatactatgttcATTTGGGTTAGTGTACCATTATAAGTTTTAAATGTTGAGTGTTGACTAAACTGACATAAATCATTCATTTAGATCAATGTGCTCCTTGTGAATTTTGAAAGAATAAATGGTAACTGCatttaagtgtgaaaaaaatataaaagtgtgTCACAGTGCTTTGACAATTACTAATACACTTTGGAAACCAATGGTAAacaaagagatatagaagtgaGGCAGTGAGTTAATTGCATTTAAGTTTATAAACTATGACTAGTGTTAAAGATTCAGAGAATAACAAACTGTTGTTGaaattattgtttgttttttttgtttttaagttcTGTTTCTGTATATATGTCGGGCAGGATTCGGTATTGTTGTTGCTGTTGTATTTTCTTACATTATGTTGATTTTGCAGAGATGGACATGATTTTGGCCTTTGTATCTGTATTAAGGGGACTTGTTTTGGCTGGTTACAAATTTAGTGGTCCTGTTAAGGTTATATGAATGGGGGCATTGGGTATTATAGATGAAGACTTAATGTTCGAGGTTGCTGATTTATGAACACTATTAGATTTATGAGATTTGGATAGCTACAATGGATTGGTTGTAATGTTGGGATAGTCATACAATGTCAAATCGTTGGCATATGTTATGGCTATATTACAAGtgataattttattatatgacATGAAAACTCATTGGTGGATAACTAAAAATAACATACTTAATATTATTGTTCTGTATCTGTGTGCTGATTATATGAAGATGGCAGTACTTTTTTTGGCTACGCCCTTGGGTAGTATGGCTTGGTGATCATGAACTTTGTATGCAGGTTGCCACCAAGTTTCTACTACATGATGCCCAACATGGATTCAAGAATGGTAATTTTGTTTGCTCGCCAATCTCACTTGAGATCTTATTGGGAATGCTTGCTGCTGGAGCTGAAGGCAAAACTTTGAAACAGTTATTGGGATTTCTTGGAAATGAAACCTTGGATCAATTTCATTCCAAGTCTCGTAGTTCCAATGTTCTAGATAAGATCTTATCCAACCTGCATGATGACAGAGAAGGTCTTGATATCTGTTTAGCGAATGCAATTTGGGTAGACAAGAAGCTGCCAATGATTCAATCTTGTTACAAAGAGATTCTCAGGACTGTGTACAGAACAGAAGCCAAACTTGTTGACTTAAATGATAAGGTAAAATTATATTATGCTTTCTTTAACTAAAACTGAATTAGTTTGAATATAGTTTTATTAATTACTATTTGGTTATGGATGAAGCCTGATCAAGCAGCCAAAGAAATAAATTCATggataaacaaaaaaactaacGGCTTGATCCCGACTATTGTTGCTGAGGAGGATTTGAAAGATGAGGCAATTCTCCTTGCAAATGCTGTTTATTTTAACGGATTCTGGTCTAATCCATTTTCTAAATATATGACAACGGATAATGACTTTCATCTCATCAACGGGAAGACTGTGTCAGTTCCCTTCATGACCAGTTATAAGCAGTTCAACTATGGCTCTGTTAAAGACTTCAAGATCCTCCAGATTCCATATAAAAGTGAAGGTCAGTCATATCAGTTTTCCATGTATATCTTTCTTCCAGATAGCAAAGGTGGATTGGGGGATCTGCTGCAAGTTTTTCATTCTAATCCTGCTCAATTTCATGAAAAGTTTGACCTTGATCCATTGTATCTGTATAAGATAAAGATACCCAAGTTCAAGATATCTTGTAAATTTGATCCTCAAGATGTTATGAAACAAATGGGTTTGACATTGCCTTTCAACCCTATGAATATGGAGCTTAGGCGGATCGTAGAACCTGGATGTCCTGTTGGAGATACGCTTTATGTCTCGAATGTACTTCAGCAATCTGTTATTAAAGTTGACGAAACAGGAACTGAAGCCACTTCCCTAAGTAATATTACTCTGAGGGGAGGGGGCCCTGCAGAATGTCCGCGTTATTTTGTGGCCGATCATCCTTTCATGTTCATGATCAGAGAAGAGACTTCTCTTGCTGTTTTGTTTACAGGTGTGGTGTTAAATCCCCTTGCAGAATAGCCTTTTTTCAATATGGGTATGATACTCAATCCCCCAGTTGTTTTCTCTGGCTGTAGCTCCATCTATCTTTAGGTTGTAGctctatctatttatatatcttgCAGAATAGATGTTCTTGTTATGGATATGGTGCTTAATCCCTCTAGTTGTTATTTCCTATGGTTGTATATCTATCTAACTTTCATTATGATAAAGGATGATGTTTTTAGTTTGGATTTGGGTAATTTGGTTTTCTATCTAACCTCCTTTGAAACATTTTTTATCATTCTAACAATCGTTTAGAATCTTCCATTTCTAAGcatgatttaattttatttttactacaTTGTTATTCCGTCCCCCAGTATGCTATGATCTTTATGTTGGCAAATAATatactatcaaattatcaacaCAATATTCTGATTATCCCTAATTAAGCCGGGTTGGGCTTAAGACCATTGAAAAAATCTAGATGAGAACCAATTATATATACTTCGGGACCTTTGGCACATACATTTTGGTATAGCATTATGCAAAATtgcagaatatcaacatcacaATATGACGGTGCTCAAGGGATTTGACAGTACCTAAATGTACATGAAGTGGAGcattaagttttttaaaaaagcttGTGGTTCAATCACTATAGTTCATGGAcagaaaaactaaataaaatcgTAGGAGAAAAATCTAAATCTGTCTAAATCACGATTTACTATAAATGTTTGTATATAAACAGCATCACATATAAGTTTGTCCTTGCACGATAAGGAGCTACAATTCTGCACAAGTCATGGAAGATGAACATACATAACTTAAAAGGATTAGTTTActgaaatgtaactatctttgaccgaatgtctatagtaggaaaaaactaaagttatgtgtattgtatgtaagcaacttgaaaaaatgcttattgtatgtaagaaaacatacgtggcaaccatatacaggtgccacttgtcatattttaattggttgaaacaaaattcttacatacaataaacattatttcaaagttgtttacatacgatactcacaactttagttatttcctactataaacattcgttcaaagtttcttacattcgagtaAACTAATCCCTAACTTAAAACATATGCATGCACACACAAAAAACACAATGATCCACATGCATTATAGAATGTGGGGTGGTGAAATGGGCAGGTCAAGCtagttgggtaatgggtcaaaacgggtAATTTTTTGTTTGGTCAAAAAACAGAACATGTTGGGCAGACCAATTCACAAACACTTTATATTCTTATTAACTTCTCGGATAACTATTGTGTTAAAGATTAGTATAAATCTATATTGATAGGATAACGAAATGAACTCATTCTAGATAAAGCAATTACTTGTATGCGTTTGGTTGCATGGTAGATGATTTTCAACCAGTTTGACCTCCTCGATCCATTTGACTATTCCCTGTTTAGTTAAGCCATTGTTTCAATCCctttagagataaaacatatcCCACATTGGCCCATATCTATATACGTGGCTGCCAAATTGCCATATTCTCGAA
The Erigeron canadensis isolate Cc75 chromosome 2, C_canadensis_v1, whole genome shotgun sequence DNA segment above includes these coding regions:
- the LOC122588239 gene encoding serpin-Z1-like; translation: MAGERNNESVEYREKLISSSTLLSSKTNTVATRILLDDARNGFKHGNFVCSPFSLETVLGMLAAGAQGKTLKQLLEFLGHETIDQLLSETPSAKLVVQLLSNQGCGGKGPDIGLANGIWLDKKLIDRVQSGYKEVLQGVYKTEPSFVDFENKTDQSAGIINSWVNEKTRGLIPTFVGGGDLKDSVIALVNAFLKRFNYGCFEGCKILQVPYKSKGRISNRYSMYIFLPDRKDGLKELLQVFHSDPALFHEDFYLEPRFLEELWIPKFKISFKFEADNVVKQMGLTLPFELTNEEFSRIVEPSGPKDNIYVSKILQKSVIEIDETGTEAAAASFVGMRLGCPAKRPPPPPPARFVADHPFMFMIREDTSQAVFFIGVVLNPHAPN
- the LOC122589239 gene encoding serpin-Z10-like, with the protein product MAEDEEHHHNKKQKKLTPTTSPSKIATVATKFLLHDAQHGFKNGNFVCSPISLEILLGMLAAGAEGKTLKQLLGFLGNETLDQFHSKSRSSNVLDKILSNLHDDREGLDICLANAIWVDKKLPMIQSCYKEILRTVYRTEAKLVDLNDKPDQAAKEINSWINKKTNGLIPTIVAEEDLKDEAILLANAVYFNGFWSNPFSKYMTTDNDFHLINGKTVSVPFMTSYKQFNYGSVKDFKILQIPYKSEGQSYQFSMYIFLPDSKGGLGDLLQVFHSNPAQFHEKFDLDPLYLYKIKIPKFKISCKFDPQDVMKQMGLTLPFNPMNMELRRIVEPGCPVGDTLYVSNVLQQSVIKVDETGTEATSLSNITLRGGGPAECPRYFVADHPFMFMIREETSLAVLFTGVVLNPLAE